Genomic segment of Geminocystis herdmanii PCC 6308:
TTCCCATTGATTAATCATTTCTGGAGTAGGATTTTCTCGATAATTTTCGTTATCTATTACCCTTGTTTCTACACAACCATCATAGTTAATAGTTAATTCTCCTGCCATCATTTTAGTAATTAAATCTCCTGCTGACATACCATTTTCTAAGGCTTTAAACTCAATTTGTGTAATAACTTTAATAGGTAATTTTAATGTCCCTTTTTTAAAAGATTGTTCCCCAAAAACGATTCTTTCAATACGATTTGCCGTAATTTTATAGGGTTCATAAGTATTTAATACTTCCTGCCATTTTTCCATTAATTGTTCCTCATTTAATTTGATTAATAAACGGGCTTGAGCTTCATTTTGAGGAATAATATTGAAGCCTAATTTAATTAATTTAATGGCAACATTTGCAGAATCAATTACTTGATTTGCTCTCCATACAGGATAGTAAACTGCTTTTTCACAATAGTCTTTAAAGGATTTGTACTCATTTTTATATAAATGATAATACTTGACTTGATATAGTTGCAATCCTAATTTTATATAGTTAATTCGGTTATATTTTATACTATTAGTAATTTGTTTTAATTGATTATATTTTCCTTCTTCATTGAGATAATAACAGTCTTCTAAAATTGATTTATAAGGTTCGTTGATATTCTCCCAAAATAGTTCTTCTTCATTTTCTTCACTACTACTATAAAGGAGTGCGATCGAACTTTCAGCATTGCCATTGATTGTATTTTTTCTCTTTAATTTACTCATTATGGGGTTAATCAATCTTACTAAACATTTAGTACATAATTAGTACCATTTTCTTCAGGGCTTTTCATTATACATCTTTTGTTGAAAGAATCTCTAGTAAAAATAATAAATTTTTTTATTCCTATTTTAAGTAACTAATAAAAATTATTATTTATGAATTATTAACCATAAAATAAACAAAAATTTATAGGATTTTACACATATAAAAAAGAAAAGATTTACTCTGAGATATTACCCCGTATATAGTGTTAATACAAGCAATACTCATCTATATTTAGGGTGTGCTGAATAAATCGACAACCATTACAAATCAAAGGTTAAGCAATGCTACACTCAAAAAAAAGTGCAAGAGTGTAGCTATTTTTATTGAAAAACTCAACATTCTATCTCCCAGTCCATTTGTCTTCCTGTCCACCTGTCCACCTGTTCATCTCTCTCTCTTGCTCATTAGGTCATTGCTTGATAGGATAAAACCGAATCAATTTATGAAAAAATTTATATGACAAAAATTATAGAAACGATCGCACCCCATGGAGGGCATTTAGTAAACCGCCTTGCAACCGTTGCCGAAAGAGATGAGTTTATGGCACAAGCGGATAAATTACCGAGAGTACAATTAGACGATCGAGCCACTTCAGATTTAGTCATGATTGCCATTGGTGGCTTTAGTCCCCTTAATGGATTTATGGGACAAGATGACTACGAAAGAGTCGTAGAAGAAATGCGTCTAGTGAACGGTTTACCTTGGTCTGTGCCAGTTACCTTATCAGTTACCCCAGAAGTAGCTGAACCCTTAAAAGAAGGCAGTTGGGTACGTTTAGATGATCCTAGTGGTAGATTTATCGGAGTCCTCGAATTAACCCAAAAATACCGTTATAACAAAACCCACGAAGCTGTTAACGTCTATAAAACCGATGAAGAAGCTCACCCCGGCGTAAAAGTAGTATATCAACAGGGAGAAATTAACCTAGCTGGGCCTATTTGGTTACTACAAAGAGACGCTCACCCTTACTTCCCAAGCTATCAAATTGATCCTGCCGAATCCCGTAAGATGTTTGTCGATCGAGGTTGGAAGACAGTTGTAGGTTTTCAAACTCGTAACCCCATTCACCGCGCCCACGAATACATCATCAAATGTGCCTT
This window contains:
- the sat gene encoding sulfate adenylyltransferase, which gives rise to MTKIIETIAPHGGHLVNRLATVAERDEFMAQADKLPRVQLDDRATSDLVMIAIGGFSPLNGFMGQDDYERVVEEMRLVNGLPWSVPVTLSVTPEVAEPLKEGSWVRLDDPSGRFIGVLELTQKYRYNKTHEAVNVYKTDEEAHPGVKVVYQQGEINLAGPIWLLQRDAHPYFPSYQIDPAESRKMFVDRGWKTVVGFQTRNPIHRAHEYIIKCALEIVDGLFLHPLVGATKSDDIPADVRMRCYEIMVENYFPQNRVILAINPSAMRYAGPREAIFHALIRKNYGCTHFIVGRDHAGVGDYYGTYDAQLIFGEFKPEELGITPMMFEHAFYCTVTDQMATSKTSPATKEERIHLSGTKVREMLRRGELPPPQFSRPKVAAELARAMHQ